In the genome of Salvelinus sp. IW2-2015 linkage group LG25, ASM291031v2, whole genome shotgun sequence, one region contains:
- the LOC111952024 gene encoding uncharacterized protein isoform X4 translates to MALDAMLLYQSVSQKKNWAESGKKHQADIMTSVSPQTSKQEMQLQLTTANFQIRELKRQNAALRQSLSVIEDMAGGLRPIPRSHNGERKNISYDIMAGGSTPFLQPPKAALQDIAVTTLPDSMEKELNAFWDQQAKKPLCPTKVSAICTFLIM, encoded by the exons ATGGCTCTGGATG CTATGTTACTCTACCAGAGTGTATCACAGAAAAAGAATTGGGCCGAGTCTGGAAAAAAACATCAGGCAGACATAATGACCAGTGTATCACCTCAA ACCTCAAAACAGGAAATGCAATTGCAGCTAACCACTGCAAACTTTCAGATAAGGGAGCTCAAAAGACAAAATGCAGCACTCAGACAATCTCTCTCTGTGATTGAAG ACATGGCTGGTGGTTTGAGACCCATCCCCAGATCTCACAATGGTGAGAGGAAAAACATTTCTTACG ACATCATGGCTGGTGGATCCACACCCTTCCTCCAACCCCCAAAAGCAGCACTCCAAGACATAGCCGTCACAACCCTCCCAGACAGCATG GAAAAAGAATTGAATGCATTCTGGGACCAGCAGGCAAAGAAACCGCTGTGCCCAACCAAAGTGTCTGCAATTTGCA CGTTTTTAATTATGTGA
- the LOC111952024 gene encoding uncharacterized protein isoform X1, which translates to MALDAMLLYQSVSQKKNWAESGKKHQADIMTSVSPQTSKQEMQLQLTTANFQIRELKRQNAALRQSLSVIEDMAGGLRPIPRSHNGERKNISYDIMAGGSTPFLQPPKAALQDIAVTTLPDSMSYLLVELAEGVKLHANIITRLSKEPSKCISELMTALFPREVIVVSLLTGKRIECILGPAGKETAVPNQSVCNLHVFNYVKPDGGEGCLKNNYIEA; encoded by the exons ATGGCTCTGGATG CTATGTTACTCTACCAGAGTGTATCACAGAAAAAGAATTGGGCCGAGTCTGGAAAAAAACATCAGGCAGACATAATGACCAGTGTATCACCTCAA ACCTCAAAACAGGAAATGCAATTGCAGCTAACCACTGCAAACTTTCAGATAAGGGAGCTCAAAAGACAAAATGCAGCACTCAGACAATCTCTCTCTGTGATTGAAG ACATGGCTGGTGGTTTGAGACCCATCCCCAGATCTCACAATGGTGAGAGGAAAAACATTTCTTACG ACATCATGGCTGGTGGATCCACACCCTTCCTCCAACCCCCAAAAGCAGCACTCCAAGACATAGCCGTCACAACCCTCCCAGACAGCATG AGTTATTTACTGGTGGAACTGGCAGAAGGTGTTAAACTCCATGCGAACATTATCACTCGACTGAGCAAAGAACCATCAAAGTGCATTTCTGAGCTCATGACAGCTCTGTTTCCCAGAGAGGTGATCGTCGTCTCTTTGTTGACAGGAAAAAGAATTGAATGCATTCTGGGACCAGCAGGCAAAGAAACCGCTGTGCCCAACCAAAGTGTCTGCAATTTGCA CGTTTTTAATTATGTGAAACCAGATGGAGGAGAAGGATGTCTTAAAAATAATTATATCGAAGCTTAA
- the LOC111952024 gene encoding uncharacterized protein isoform X2, which translates to MALDAMLLYQSVSQKKNWAESGKKHQADIMTSVSPQTSKQEMQLQLTTANFQIRELKRQNAALRQSLSVIEDMAGGLRPIPRSHNDIMAGGSTPFLQPPKAALQDIAVTTLPDSMSYLLVELAEGVKLHANIITRLSKEPSKCISELMTALFPREVIVVSLLTGKRIECILGPAGKETAVPNQSVCNLHVFNYVKPDGGEGCLKNNYIEA; encoded by the exons ATGGCTCTGGATG CTATGTTACTCTACCAGAGTGTATCACAGAAAAAGAATTGGGCCGAGTCTGGAAAAAAACATCAGGCAGACATAATGACCAGTGTATCACCTCAA ACCTCAAAACAGGAAATGCAATTGCAGCTAACCACTGCAAACTTTCAGATAAGGGAGCTCAAAAGACAAAATGCAGCACTCAGACAATCTCTCTCTGTGATTGAAG ACATGGCTGGTGGTTTGAGACCCATCCCCAGATCTCACAATG ACATCATGGCTGGTGGATCCACACCCTTCCTCCAACCCCCAAAAGCAGCACTCCAAGACATAGCCGTCACAACCCTCCCAGACAGCATG AGTTATTTACTGGTGGAACTGGCAGAAGGTGTTAAACTCCATGCGAACATTATCACTCGACTGAGCAAAGAACCATCAAAGTGCATTTCTGAGCTCATGACAGCTCTGTTTCCCAGAGAGGTGATCGTCGTCTCTTTGTTGACAGGAAAAAGAATTGAATGCATTCTGGGACCAGCAGGCAAAGAAACCGCTGTGCCCAACCAAAGTGTCTGCAATTTGCA CGTTTTTAATTATGTGAAACCAGATGGAGGAGAAGGATGTCTTAAAAATAATTATATCGAAGCTTAA
- the LOC111952024 gene encoding uncharacterized protein isoform X3 gives MSVSQKKNWAESGKKHQADIMTSVSPQTSKQEMQLQLTTANFQIRELKRQNAALRQSLSVIEDMAGGLRPIPRSHNGERKNISYDIMAGGSTPFLQPPKAALQDIAVTTLPDSMSYLLVELAEGVKLHANIITRLSKEPSKCISELMTALFPREVIVVSLLTGKRIECILGPAGKETAVPNQSVCNLHVFNYVKPDGGEGCLKNNYIEA, from the exons ATG AGTGTATCACAGAAAAAGAATTGGGCCGAGTCTGGAAAAAAACATCAGGCAGACATAATGACCAGTGTATCACCTCAA ACCTCAAAACAGGAAATGCAATTGCAGCTAACCACTGCAAACTTTCAGATAAGGGAGCTCAAAAGACAAAATGCAGCACTCAGACAATCTCTCTCTGTGATTGAAG ACATGGCTGGTGGTTTGAGACCCATCCCCAGATCTCACAATGGTGAGAGGAAAAACATTTCTTACG ACATCATGGCTGGTGGATCCACACCCTTCCTCCAACCCCCAAAAGCAGCACTCCAAGACATAGCCGTCACAACCCTCCCAGACAGCATG AGTTATTTACTGGTGGAACTGGCAGAAGGTGTTAAACTCCATGCGAACATTATCACTCGACTGAGCAAAGAACCATCAAAGTGCATTTCTGAGCTCATGACAGCTCTGTTTCCCAGAGAGGTGATCGTCGTCTCTTTGTTGACAGGAAAAAGAATTGAATGCATTCTGGGACCAGCAGGCAAAGAAACCGCTGTGCCCAACCAAAGTGTCTGCAATTTGCA CGTTTTTAATTATGTGAAACCAGATGGAGGAGAAGGATGTCTTAAAAATAATTATATCGAAGCTTAA